Within the Gossypium raimondii isolate GPD5lz chromosome 12, ASM2569854v1, whole genome shotgun sequence genome, the region GGAGAAGAAGGGAGGTTAGGTTATTACCAAAGGCAAGGCAAAACAAACGGATTTGGCAGGCAGGGAGGCAATTGGCGTTGCTCAAGTCATGACGCATGACTTGCACATTACCACAAGCATAAACCAAATCCCGCGCCGCAATCTAAAATGAGTCCGCCACccaatttccttttttctttgtaCAACACATATATTGCACGTTAAGAATACTATAATATATAGCCTAATGCTTCTAATAAAGGAATTGTGTGTGATATCAGTTCCAGGCCATTGCTTAGGTCAGATTAGATTCGGTGTCCTAATATCTTGTTTCATAAGAAGGCACCCTATTTGGTTTCTGATACAAAGCATTTTGATGTTTCCCTTtcctttatttccttttattctttaGAGAAGTTCAATTCTTTCATGCTCCCACCCCCGATCTTGTCTAGCAGCTACTGCTGCTCTATTTGGTCTCTTGCTTGAGTTCcccttttataatattatatcatattttatattatatcaaattacaACTTCACATGCTTATCTCCTCTCCTctcctctttctttctttctttctttctttcttttttctctgttCTGTTTGCTATTAGATAGAGGATTCTACAAGAGACAACGGGAATCCACGACCCTAACTCCTGACAATGTTAACTTAGCAAATTTGCATTCAAGCTTTATTGTAGCTTTAACTTCGGCTGGAACAAAATTGGCATCAACTATTTAGAACACAAAAGAATAGCAGTTAAATGGCTGAATGGGGAGAacccaaaaaaacaaataataatatacataaatgatATTTCATGGAAACTATAACAGGACCTAGTTACACCTTACAATATATTGGAGGGTCTAAAACTATCTCCACATCTTGGTGCTGTAAAATTCCAGAGACCCGCAACTGAAAACCAAAACTCCAGCAGCCATACCAATTCAAATTGGCATCCATGCAGCTCTGCAATTGCTCAGCCTCATCCCTGGTCAATACTCGATCATATTCTTCTTCAACTACCCCTGCTAATGCTACTTTCGCTAAAATAATCTGTACTGTAATTTTGACTGCCAAAAGCCATCCTCCGAAACCATCTGATTTCTTCAGATTGCTGTGCTGAGTTAAATACCTCACTTTCACCTACTTTCATTCCATTGCTCAGATCTGAGGTGGCCAAACTTTCAAAAGCTCTCACAATCTGAGGAAAATTAACTCAAGTAAGAAAGAAGCCACAGTGACAATGTCACCAATTCCATATAGTTCTAATATTCAAACTAGGATATGGGAAACAAGAAAACCACGATGCTACTTATTATCCATTTCTTCAGTAACAAACTTTAACTACCTGTCCCATCCGTGGTCTTTTTGCAGCAGAATGCCGCACACAAGCTGTGGCAGCCTCGATCATCCTAAACATTTCACTTTCAACATAGTTTCCACCAAGCTTTGGATCTGCTAAATACCCAAAGTCCTCACTATCCAGTGCATGACTCAGTAAAGGCCGGGCCTGAAGCATACAAATGATTTTATGAGTAAAGTTTCGGTTATTTCTTTCGCATTCCATCCTCAGATGTCTTTCAAGATTTTCCATGTTCTCATGTCTGCTACCCGCATGCATGTCTAAATACATCAACTTAGatttagaaaaagaataaaaaagcaAACGCCAACTAGATAAATAGTGGACACATTCCTTTATCATCCACAGCTCTCTGTGAAAAGATTAACTTTTGTTTCAATAAGGGAAGTCTAACTAGGGAGAAATATATGAGCAATATCTGGCCCTTTGAGTTTTCAGCAACTAAGCTTGTTTTTGCCATTTAGGCTAGTAGGTTAGAaggataaaagaaaaggaaaggcagagatagaaaaagaaatatttttctgTAGATAGTGATTAAAAGGTACCTCATTTTCAAAGGCCTACAACTATATTACGCAACACAAAATTGAACCACGATCAACCTTTGCTAAAATACAGTTGGGTTCTTATGGATTAATACTTGTGTATAAGATGAACTTTAGAAATTGGAACATGACAATAATGagtgattaaatcaataaattacCCATTCAACTAGACTTTCATCACCAAGAGGTTGAGATGCATCTACAGGCTTTCGTCCAGTAATTAGCTCCAAAAGCACGACTCCAAAAGAAAATACATCAGATTTCTCAGTCAATTTACCACTTGATGCATATTCAGGGGCCATGTATCTGAACGATCAACATAAGAATGgttgatatattttttgttaatgaGAAAGTTCATATACCTTTGGCTACTAACTAGTAGAACGAAACCTACGAGTCCTCAGAGAAAAAGCCTACCCAAAAGTTCCCATAACACGTGTTGTTACATGTGTATTTGCATCCAGAGCTAACTTGGCAAGTCCAAAGTCCGAAACCTGTAACGTAGATTAGGAAATAGAAAGTGGAAGGCCGTAGCCTCATTAAGGCAACAACAGCTGAATGTAGTTTGGAATGACACAGATAAAAGAGAAGCGTCCATACCTGAGCTTCAAAGTTGTTATCTAAAAGAATGTTTGACGATTTGATATCCCTATGAATAATACGAGGATGACCTGAAATATAATCATCAAAGAATccaaacaatataaataataaacttgagaatttaataaatcaataaaatatgtaatgtGAAACAGACACAAGGTTCATTTGGAAAAACAATGAATAgatggagaaatgagaaatgtTTTGGCAAATCTTGAAGAAGCTAAATTCTATATAAAAGGTTACATCATGGACTGCAATGGAATGAACGATGGATGATTGATGCTTTTCTAAACTAAGCagaaaaatatatcatttacataaaagaaaaataagagtgGTGATGAATCTGCCATATATTCTTCTTCTAGCTTGGAATAAGCTGAGGAATAATAGAAATTCTTCCTTTTCTccttgttctttttattttggttcttTCTTATTTTGGTTAATCTACCTCAAGTCCCAGTATTAAAAGCTgaagagcaaattagtccttccACTATAAAATGAGCAATTTAGCCCCctatacatttaattttgaagCAATCGGTGTTAAACTTGAGCATCAGGAAATTTTAACTTGTGTTTCAAAGTGACTTCCAAAAtgagaaaaaccaaaatttagcatTGTTCAAAAACACGACAATGACTAATTTGGTCACCTTTTATTCACATCACTTTAAAACACAACAAATCAGCATTTTTTTCACACTCAGCCTTACAGTTTACCtatttgcttcaaaattaactgtacaaggactaaattgctcACTTTTTATCAAAGAGAGACTCATTTGCTCCTAAGCCTATAGCTGCCAGGTGGTTTAACCTGTCCCTTTTGTGTGTGATAAAAACCTGTTTGGTTGCGACATGTCTAGTAAATTCTGATACACTGCCAAACCAGCATGACGATGTCAAGATATCAGAATGCATTCCCGCACCAAAATTTTCATAGAGTTTATTAGAAAAACAGGCATTAATTGCTAAATGCTCAGTACACAATtctggaaaataaaattttccctttttaagcATTTTGGCAGGTTATACTACTCTCAAGCTTGGCCATTGATATCTGGATGGAAATACTTACAGTCTTCATGGAGATAAGCTATCCCACGAGCTGCACCAGCAGCAATTTTAAGACGTGTTGCCCAATCCAAAACTGGCATACCTTCTCCTGTCAAAGGCGAGGAGTAAGACATATGAGATTAGCAGTCCAATGCTGTGGGTCAATTCTTCAAAGATCATTTATGGCGCTTACTATGAAGATGGAAATAAAGGGTATTATTAGGGACATAATCATATATGAGCAGTCTCCGGTTCTCAGAGATGCAGTAACCGACAAGTGAAACCAAATGGCGATGGTGTATACGACTAATAATAGCAACCTCTGCTTTAAATTCTCGTTCACCCTGTCCCCCACCAATTTTTAGCTGCTTCACTGCCACCTCTCTTCCATCTGGTAAGCAACCTTTATAAACAGCCCCAAATCCACCTTCACCCAAAAGATTTTGGTCTGAAAAACCATTGGTAGCGATGGTTAATTCTTCATATGTAAACCATGTCTTTGAATTGCCTAAGCCACCAGGTTCCGGCATCATCGGTGGTGAATGCACAAAATCACTTCCAGAACTACTTCCAATAAGAGGAGCAGAAGAATGCGTCTTTGTAGGGGATGAATCTATAAGCATGTTAATAACAACGATCAAAACATTACCTCCAATAACATGCAAATCCAAAAATTTACCCACAGTTCCCAGAGCAACTGGATAAATTAAATGAGCATCTAGATCCAAATCAACCTTTTCTCTCATTTGTACAAACCGGACAGAATCCCAATGTCAGTGGCCAGTATCTATACGTAAGTAGGTTTCAAAGCATTCAATCACTAAGCTAAAATGACAACAAAACTATTATTTGCTGTattatgttttgtttcttttcacaCGGTAACCACTAAGCAGTATTTGATTTCATACTAAGGGTATGTCCAAATCGTATTCTGGAAGAATGGAATTAAATGTTGAAGCATAGCTCAAAGAAACCGAGTATATAGGGCAAGCAATAACACGTTAAGGAAACAACATTGCAACGATTGAAAAACCTACCTGATCTCGGGGAAGAGCCTAGTGGGGATGGCATAACATAACCACCATTAACTCGAGTAAGCTTCGTTTTCTTCTGCCTCCTCAAGCACCAGACAGCCAGCCCAATAAGGCTAAGCACAATGATCCCTACAGCTACTCCAATAGCAACTGCACCTCCTACACCAATGCCATCATTACCTGAGTCTGAACTTTCTGGTGCACTTGGACCAGGAGCATTTACAGTCCGATTATCAGTTGGTGGAGTCAAAACttgaggaggaggaggaggtgaTAATCTTGATATAGATGGTGGTGGAGATGAGCTTGGAGTAGAATTAGAGGGTGAAGGTGTTGGTTGAGAACTGGGTGGTGTACGCTTAGAGGGAGATGTCGGGGCAGGAGATATTGATGATGGCGGAGGAGGGGAATTTGGTGGTTCTGTTGGCGGAGTTTGTGATGGTGGTGGAGATCGTGATGGTGGTAGCGTTGAAAGGGGAGGTTGTGATGATGGTGGCGGTGAACTAACAGGTGGTGGCAATCGCGGCGGCGGTGCTGGCGGTGGTGGTGAAGGAACAGGCGGTTGAGTAGATGGTGTTGGTGGAGGTGGTGATGGAGTTTGTGGAGGTGGAGGTGATGGCCTGGGTGCAGATGGTGGAGGACTAGGTGGCGGGCTTGATGGTGGTGGCGAAGGCGGTGGAGAAGTGGAAGTGGAAGGAGGGGAAGTGGGTGAAATAGGTGGGGGAGGAGGGGAGGCCTGCAGGGGTGGAGGTGAAGATTCAGCAGGGGAGGGTGGTGACAAGGTGAGTGGAGGTGGAGCTGTAGAAACATCCGGAGGTGGAGATTGAGATTGAGAGGGTGGCGGAATAGCATTAGCCGGAGGAGGAGTGCTTGGTGGTGGACTGGTAGCAGAAGCTGGCGACGGAGCTGGAGGAGAAGATTGTGGAGGTGGTGATGTGGTTGCCATCGATTCAATTTACCAAATCAAATTGATGGTACACTAAGAATACCTATAAATTCACATATGCCAACATACTCGCTCAGTctcattaaacaataaaaatttcagaagaTTCCTATAATGAAAGCTTCAAAGATATGCAGGATTCATCTAAACTAATAACTCCACTAATTTGTAGCTGATCAAATTGAAATTctacgaaaattaaaaaaaaacaaaacaaaacccaagTTTTTAGAGTTTCAAGTGCCAGCTGCTTATACAATCAATCACCAAACTTCACCAAACAAACCACTCTTGCTTCAAAACACAGAAAACTTCCCATAGCCAACTCTACGATAGGCCAACTGTTGATAACATGGCAGCGGCAGGCCAGTTCACCACCAGTTGGAGGTAACTCAACTTAAACCCAGAGCACCAGTGAGTCACTTAGAAAACCAAAACCCAGATCCCACCCAGCAAATGCATCAAACCCTTACCTTTCTAATTCCTATTTCGACAGTTAGGTCCCCATGTCGGTGGTGTTATGTTTTGGATTCAAAGCTCACCCAGGAGGACCCAGGGGAAGGGACACGGATTGTGGGGTCACTCCCACAAATCGTAAGCAACTTTGACGAACAAGACACCGTCGTGTTGGTTGCCTAAGTCTTTCTCATCTCCCTCTTTAGACTACGTACTTTAGGCTGAAACAACGCTTCAAAACTCATCATCATTAAACTTAACCATTCAACATATTATTATGCATAAGATTCAAAgggtcttttttattttttttaaagaaaatattgctAGAAACGTAGAGGCACAGTCGCAGACCTTTTCTAAGTTCTAAATTGTAAGTTGTTAGTTGTCAGCTCTCGTAAAACCATggacttttttgtttttcttgcttTGCCAAATTGATTTACAGTACAGTACAGGCAtgtgaaaactttaaaaaataatgataatagtaataataacaaaatagcaaacaaagtttaattaaaataaataatgaagttCCCCTGGATCTACAGCTCAAATATTGTTCTTGTCTGTAATCCTTCATTTGTCAGGTCTCTCTCGCTTTGACAGTGATGTAATAATTTACTAatctccaaaattttatttattttacactCCATCAggatttttttgttcttttctgaCCAAGCCTCGTCGATTATTAGATACTATATTTTATACTACTTTATACATTAAAACGCGTTTCATTTGGGTCCTATATAATACAATAACATCAATTTTACTTCATATTTTGAATTGAGATCCACTGacaatttttctaatttttttatttaatcgattgagtaagttttaatattttattaaatttagactCAGTTTGAtttgactttattttatattcttttaaggaaactcaaataaattacgaaaaatatcaaaatgaaataaatattgcTGCAGATATAAATAtcggaaaataaaatatgcaaaatacaACTAAgaatttcataaaatagttaGTACTCAATAAGGCTACCCAAATTGTGAGCCATCTTATTTTCTTGCCTACCTGCTGATTGGAAGGAGAAGGTTTGGAATCGATGACTTGGTTCCATAACAATCTTAAATTAAGAGCGCGATATCTGAATCATCATCCTGCTTCTTTGTCAGCAAATCCACCACTCGCTTGCAATATGTTTCCATAACGACGTTGTCTACCTGCATCGAAAAAGAGCCTGTCGAGTCTCGCACCACTGCCGCCCAGGCTGACATAAACACAGCAGCATCAATGTTGCACTTATGCTAGTGGTCTGGACCAAACGATACTGGCGTTGCCACCTTTTCCACTACCAGCCCGCAAGCCTCCAAAAGCTTCTTGTGAGCTTTGCCAGCCTTGTAAAAAAATAGCACCGGCAAATAGGACAATACGTGAATAACTTTTACCAGTACTAGTACTTCCACATAAAATTaagttaagatttttttatcaatCAAGCCAATATTTTCATGTAGAAAACATGTAAGGGACTATTTTTGAAAACCTGTGTTAcccttttcaattttcaaaaagtatttTCGTTGTcctataaattatgttttaaaatatgaacactagaagttagaaaaagaaaaaccattttCGAAATCATTTTCAGCTAAAACTATCCCTACAACTTTCAACCTTTGTGTGCTCATATTCTTTTTATAGAACTTGAATAGTATTTCGATATCTTTTAGTCTTTCGAGATTATTgactttttccattttcaattattaCCTTGTACGATTAGTAACTTTGATTGAATAATGAGTTTCCTATATAGCCCATGAAAACACATCTAATTTCGTAATACATgaacaagaaaataattaaatgttagtACTTTTGATCAACAAATACTCTTGAGGAAAGATGAGATGATAGTTGTTGAATGATACTCGGCAATCTTAACTGCAGGTTTTCATTGACGTGGTTTAAATACTTTATTTGACTTggtaatttaatgaaattattaatgtgCTGTTTTATTGAATGATCGATTAATATTGTGTGTTGCATTTGAAAATGTTCATTAAGGAATTATTTTTGTGAGAGAGTGCAAACTTAATTGTAAAcattgttgagtgtttattGTTCAAGTTCTCGACATGTAAGAAAATCAAACTGCGTAAATAAACTTTGATATTCCATTACAATTCTCATTTTAAGGAAATAAGCAACTTAAAGTAGTaacaaatactttttttttttttgtgaattacaataacaaagaaaaaccaAACAACTAACGACTAGTACAACTCAAGCCCAGGCCACACCTAGAATAATGAATACCATTAACCATCAGGCCATCACACGggttcaataaaattaatatatatatttaaaaaatttcaggTTTGGAAATAGAATATGGATGATAGTGAGTTGAAACATTGAGAAACTGGAATTTTGCCTggttatgaaataaaatagaaaatcataATCGATATTGATGTAAGCCTTAAACAACCAATGACATACGACAATCAGTTGAGGAACTTAGGACCTTATTATCGTTGttgtaataatattattcagATTAAGCAGAAGTATTCGTTAAATTTgacctaattaattaatgtatGTATGTTTATTGGCTTCTATATAATTTGTTGTAGGCCattttgcccggggcccaattaaacccaaaataagagTCCAAATTACAGCACATCAAGCCCGAAACTAACAGCCCAACTAAAAACCTaaagcccaaatggcccaactGCTAAAATGTTTCAGAAACCCTAAACTCTCCTAAACCCGAATGGCCCTGCCCTAGCCCCTAGGCCTATGCCACGCCTCCAGCACCGCACGTCTGACGCCCGAGGCGGCCTCCATGCGCCTGACACCTCTCTGCCATCACCTGCAAAAGCAGACAGCAAGCAAACAAACAAATCACAAGCAAACCAAATAGAGGAAAACAGTTTTGTATTTTGGCTATAAAGCCAAAATCAGAGGCTtgtaattttcttcttcttttttacacgcataagaaaataaaaatagaaccGAAGTTTTAAAAAAGGTCGATTAAGAtcctatcttttttatttttattttttgttattcatctattatctatgcatttatttctttacaaacatttttttaaataaatcacatagaaGTAAAAAAGGAAAAGCTCTTACCTGCACCGCGCCGGAGGAGAAGAAGACGAGCGGTCTCTTAATTTTTTGGGCGTGGGCTCATTTTTCACGAGATTCGGCCTCAGATTCGTGTCCTAGAGGCAACCGGCTTCAAAAAGGGGAACCCTAGGCCGGACCATAACCAGATTTGAGGCCTGAGAGAGAGAGCTCAAAAGCCCTCTGTGTTTTAAAGAAATGGggtgaaaatgatttttttgtgtttttttaacaTGTATACTGGGTataaaacgacgccattttgggCTTAAACAACCAtggccaaaacgacgccgttttacgTCTGACCCAAGAACCCGACCCGGTTAGCAGAGGATCCGCACGTTTTCAAGGCCGAATGGGTTATTTCTGCTGCGAGTCCTTCCGCTTTGTTACTTGTCTTCAATTCGGTCATTCTGTCTTTTCTTTAGCTTTTTTAATTTGACCCCATATTTTTTGCACTTGTCTCAGTTTAGTCCTGCACAAAACGACGCACATAAGGGATGGGGATATTTCCCAGTCAGTCCCTCATTCTTTAAGTACATCCTATTTTGGTCCCTggcaatcttttttatttatttataatttagacCCTCggattttggtttgattttaatttcatcctttagttcatttaatttatttatttaaaaaaaaagagttcctttattatttattttaagttatatatatgttattttacttaatatttttcttattatttgtattatttgatttaagtcGTGGTATATATATcatcttttaaaacttttacatatatttaatgaaaagaGAATTCTTGCACGTGCCAATTTTCTTTTGtcatctattttaaattattttaatattgttcaTTCTAAGCTTATATATTGTTTGTTTGAAGTATTTTGTAATTCATTTCGAATTGATTTCCTAAATTACTTGTCTTAGACTATTAGCTATGTAAAACTGTTTTCTATTACTTTGTTTCATTTACTTGGATTATTAATATTGATGTATTAAAATGATGCATGCGgtgtatttgtttatttatttatttgttcaattattttgtttcgtttatttgtttattaaaatgTGGTGTGGTACGCTATAATTTGTTTATTAGCTTTCGTATTATTGCCAATCATTAACATAACATTTTGTTCATAAATTGTCATTTATGTTTTACATCATCATTCAATTTCACTTCATCACTTCGAAAGTTGCCTTCAATTTGTATATACCAATGATAAACTGAACAAAATAAATACACCTCGTTCAAGTGTTGCACTCAtcattcaaaaaaagaaaattttaaattaaggcAATATTGCTCgttttggaaattcgagaaaatcataccctaacttacggggtttcgattttctcgttaaactcaaatagcaaaatatccttttaaatttcaaagtgcatgcaatttcaataaaaattaaaggcaaGCTTATTCTCTAAGGTTCCAaatatcgtgtcctaacttacaggATATTAAATTTCGTTACCTTGATACGAGTAGGTTTTCAACTCtctttttgatttattcaagcgtttttaattaataaaaaaggatcatatttcACATTTACTTTCGAATTTTCAACTTgtgacattaaataatcaactaggtaccaattttgggcgttacgagggtgctaacccttcctcatacgtaaccgactcccgaacccgccTTTCTGAGTTCAGTGGACCTAATgcattgtttttaataaatccaaaccgtttattaaaaacaattattttacgaggtgacccgatcacacctcggCAAAAAAGATTAGTGGCGACTCCcgtattcatttttattttttaaaaaaatccaagtcgatcccgtttattaaaaaaatggtgtcaacataattaattaaaaaacaccAGCGTAATTaattcgaaaaatataaaaaacgcATCCTTCAATTTCTGTATGTTGGTGGTTTTTACTAATTGTAAAGTCCGctatatgaatataaatatattccTTTCACACGTAAGATAAATGATTAGGTGGTCCAACAGCCGagttttgccttttttttcaccttttcttcatCGTTCTCCTCTTCATTTTAATGACATGTGAAAGTCACATTACAAccatttcttttccattctattaaaattctaattaagGTTTTGgaaaagattatataaaaaattcatatattaagataagattatttatttaaataacaataaaatatagtaaaaaattttaaaaataaaataaaaataaaaattaagaaagacTTCATCAATCTCATATTATTAATATGGTTGTACAacaacccttaacttaaaaaagtTGACAAACAAAGGTAAGTTTGAATAAGGCCTTTGTGAGTCTATCAACTAGTTGATCAACTGCATAAATGTGATTGACCTCGAAAGTTTTTCTGGTCAATGTTAACTTGGACAGAGTGAACATCGATTTCGAAATGGTTCATC harbors:
- the LOC105764595 gene encoding proline-rich receptor-like protein kinase PERK9 isoform X2, giving the protein MATTSPPPQSSPPAPSPASATSPPPSTPPPANAIPPPSQSQSPPPDVSTAPPPLTLSPPSPAESSPPPLQASPPPPPISPTSPPSTSTSPPPSPPPSSPPPSPPPSAPRPSPPPPQTPSPPPPTPSTQPPVPSPPPPAPPPRLPPPVSSPPPSSQPPLSTLPPSRSPPPSQTPPTEPPNSPPPPSSISPAPTSPSKRTPPSSQPTPSPSNSTPSSSPPPSISRLSPPPPPQVLTPPTDNRTVNAPGPSAPESSDSGNDGIGVGGAVAIGVAVGIIVLSLIGLAVWCLRRQKKTKLTRVNGGYVMPSPLGSSPRSGEGMPVLDWATRLKIAAGAARGIAYLHEDCHPRIIHRDIKSSNILLDNNFEAQVSDFGLAKLALDANTHVTTRVMGTFGYMAPEYASSGKLTEKSDVFSFGVVLLELITGRKPVDASQPLGDESLVEWARPLLSHALDSEDFGYLADPKLGGNYVESEMFRMIEAATACVRHSAAKRPRMGQIVRAFESLATSDLSNGMKVGESEVFNSAQQSEEIRWFRRMAFGSQNYSTDYFSESSISRGS
- the LOC105764595 gene encoding proline-rich receptor-like protein kinase PERK9 isoform X1 gives rise to the protein MATTSPPPQSSPPAPSPASATSPPPSTPPPANAIPPPSQSQSPPPDVSTAPPPLTLSPPSPAESSPPPLQASPPPPPISPTSPPSTSTSPPPSPPPSSPPPSPPPSAPRPSPPPPQTPSPPPPTPSTQPPVPSPPPPAPPPRLPPPVSSPPPSSQPPLSTLPPSRSPPPSQTPPTEPPNSPPPPSSISPAPTSPSKRTPPSSQPTPSPSNSTPSSSPPPSISRLSPPPPPQVLTPPTDNRTVNAPGPSAPESSDSGNDGIGVGGAVAIGVAVGIIVLSLIGLAVWCLRRQKKTKLTRVNGGYVMPSPLGSSPRSDSSPTKTHSSAPLIGSSSGSDFVHSPPMMPEPGGLGNSKTWFTYEELTIATNGFSDQNLLGEGGFGAVYKGCLPDGREVAVKQLKIGGGQGEREFKAEVAIISRIHHRHLVSLVGYCISENRRLLIYDYVPNNTLYFHLHREGMPVLDWATRLKIAAGAARGIAYLHEDCHPRIIHRDIKSSNILLDNNFEAQVSDFGLAKLALDANTHVTTRVMGTFGYMAPEYASSGKLTEKSDVFSFGVVLLELITGRKPVDASQPLGDESLVEWARPLLSHALDSEDFGYLADPKLGGNYVESEMFRMIEAATACVRHSAAKRPRMGQIVRAFESLATSDLSNGMKVGESEVFNSAQQSEEIRWFRRMAFGSQNYSTDYFSESSISRGS